One window of Camelina sativa cultivar DH55 chromosome 4, Cs, whole genome shotgun sequence genomic DNA carries:
- the LOC104781866 gene encoding accelerated cell death 11, protein MADSNADRPLRKISTAFKELAVAVNSQSPEVPVAQFSHACSLVSPLFGCLGIAFKFAEMDYVAKVDDLVRASSSISTLVVMMDKDIEANCVRKAGSHTRNLLRVKRGLDMVRVLFEQIIASEGDNSLKDPASKSYAQVFAPHHGWAIRKAVSLGMYALPTRAHLLNMLKEDEAAAKIHMQSYVNSSAPLITYLDNLFLSKQLGIDW, encoded by the exons ATGGCGGATTCAAACGCAGATAGGCCGCTGAGAAAAATCTCGACAGCTTTCAAGGAACTAGCGGTCGCCGTGAATTCGCAGAGTCCGGAAGTTCCCGTGGCGCAGTTCTCTCACGCCTGCTCTCTTGTCTCGCCTCTTTTCGGTTGCCTTGGGATAGCTTTCAAGTTTGCGGAGATGGACTATGTTGCCAAG GTGGATGATCTAGTGAGGGCGTCGAGTTCCATATCAACGTTAGTGGTAATGATGGACAAAGATATTGAGGCAAACTGTGTCAGGAAAGCTGGTAGTCATACTAGAAACCTTTTGCGGGTTAAGCGTGGTCTTGACATGGTCAGGGTTCTCTTTGAACAGATCATCGCTTCCGA AGGCGATAACTCCTTAAAGGATCCAGCATCTAAGTCTTATGCTCAAGTGTTTGCTCCCCACCATGGATGGGCTATACGGAAAGCTGTTTCTCTAGGGATGTACGCTCTTCCCACAAGGGCTCACCTACTTAATATGCTCAAAGAAGATG AGGCGGCGGCTAAAATACATATGCAGAGCTATGTCAATTCATCGGCACCATTAATCACATATCTTGATAATCTATTCCTCTCCAAGCAACTCGGTATTGATTGGTGA